Proteins encoded by one window of Antechinus flavipes isolate AdamAnt ecotype Samford, QLD, Australia chromosome 4, AdamAnt_v2, whole genome shotgun sequence:
- the EFCAB3 gene encoding EF-hand calcium-binding domain-containing protein 3 isoform X2 — protein sequence MGITLTKDEHRHILKRLPIDSSGKVHRNNLMNFLKYLKGIKVDVHELDNVLRNLGIDLTDQQLQELLTLLPLECDGKVDLNKLIEYSKSIKNGVTSQMSASSDTKLKYKLKPLTKIPSTHIRGKDFPGFLQDHIKHKERLTQGQLEAFLEAFESFDKDESGCIDLHGLQSSAAKLGIELTNQETQDELEFADIDRDGKLNFSDFLTVLTDDDRFIQAVVPDTDPNSDLVDSTGILLFEMLSKLVETSALPRKHMIDIVCYYRKKYHDAASRPLWRRYDAGVKKRRKSRRESITQQGTSTSAFADASRIAIMSEKDLLKFLEELKRCSPHSDSPYAKIPIFPLFPNMDGTVVGKPFKDLQRLEVLRKREPLQFFEDYFFHKKNWKAQAASFKPLENSDWPEEIINIDHIMKKKRQWSVAEAACLRQQVKKGIDAYHLGVALGHRKDMLNFWRKIRGDLIGLESGNESFYDTFSTYTWSWNVCQELLSTKDLKLYDARSNRYSHARALFSSFPYITEGNLELGRKRKRKRCLRGQTQ from the exons ATGGGGATCACACTCACAAAAGATGAACATCGGCATATCCTGAAACGACTGCCCATTGACA GCAGCGGAAAGGTTCACAGGAATAATTTGATGAATTTCCTGAAGTATCTTAAGG GAATAAAGGTTGACGTCCATGAACTGGACAATGTCCTGAGGAACCTGGGGATAGACCTTACAGATCAGCAACTTCAAGAGCTGCTAACACTTCTGCCACTTGAGT GTGATGGGAAAGTGGATCTCAACAAACTGATAGAATATTCAAAGTCCATTAAAA ACGGAGTCACCAGCCAAATGTCTGCTTCTTCTGATACTAAGCTTAAGTATAAACTGAAACCCCTGACAAAAATTCCATCGACTCACATCAG GGGTAAGGATTTCCCAGGCTTTCTTCAGGACCATATTAAACACAAAGAGAGATTAACTCAAGGACAACTAGAAG CATTCCTGGAAGCTTTTGAGAGCTTTGACAAAGATGAATCTGGCTGCATTGATTTACATGGATTACAGTCCTCTGCAGCTAAATTGGGGATAGAGCTAACAAACCAAGAAACCCAGGATGAACTTGAGTTTGCTGATATTGACA GAGATGGAAAACTCaatttttcagattttctgactGTTCTAACAGATGATGATCGTTTTATCCAAGCTGTTG tCCCAGATACTGACCCCAATTCAGATCTTGTTGATTCTACGGGGATCCTGTTGTTTGAAATGTTGTCAAAGCTGGTGGAAACTTCAGCACTGCCCAGGAAGCATATGATAGACATAGTATG CTATTACCGGAAAAAGTATCATGATGCTGCCAGCAGACCACTGTGGAGGCGCTACGATGCTGGTGTAAAAAAGAGACGCAAGTCCAGAAGGGAGTCGATTACCCAACAAGGGACCAGCACCTCCGCTTTTGCTGATGCCTCTCGAATTGCAATAATGAGCGAGAAGGATTTGCtgaaattcctggaagagctcaagA GATGCAGTCCCCATTCTGACAGCCCGTATGCTAAAATACCTATCTTCCCACTGTTTCCAAATATGGATGGGACAGTTGTGGGAAAACCATTCAAAGATTTACAAAGGTTGGAGGTGCTGAGGAAAAGAGAGCCTTTACAATTTTTTGAAGactattttttccataaaaaaaacTGGAAGGCACAG gcaGCATCCTTTAAACCTTTAGAAAATTCAGACTGGCCAGAAGAGATTATCAATATTGATCacataatgaagaaaaagagacaatggaGCGTAGCTGAAGCAGCCTGTCTACGGCAACAG GTAAAGAAAGGTATTGATGCATACCATCTGGGAGTAGCCCTTGGGCACCGGAAAGACATGCTCAACTTCTGGCGCAAGATTCGAGGTGATCTGATTGGGCTAGAATCTGGAAATGAGTCCTTTTATGATACCTTTTCTACTTACACATGGTCTTGGAATGTTTGCCAAGAGTTACTTTCAACTAAAGATCTAAAGTTGTATGATGCCCGATCAAATAGATATTCCCATGCAAgagccctcttctcttccttcccgtACATTACAGAAGGTAACCTAGaattaggaaggaaaaggaaaaggaagagatgtcTGAGAGGACAAACACAATGA